From the genome of Hymenobacter sp. PAMC 26628, one region includes:
- a CDS encoding TldD/PmbA family protein: MKRRDFVGLSGLAAGALFLPSLPGFGHTRVDPARLLEPGADVAQKKRLADAALNAAKSAGASYADVRIGRYLNQYVFTREKQVQNIVSTESYGVGIRVLVAGCWGFASTSVVTTDSIAATAQLAVAIAKANHLVQKEPVQLAAQAGYGEVSWKTPIQQNAFEVPIKQKVDLLLEANARALDAGASYIGTSLFQVNEQKYFASTDGSYIDQDVHRIWPTFSVTAIDKATGKFRSREALSSPMGLGYEYLTPSATEQVRGPAGTELVGYKLRYDILADAALAGKQAKAKLTMKSVTPGKYDLVLDPGHLGLTIHESVGHPLELDRVLGYEANYAGTSFATLAWKAKGLPYGSKQVNIVADKLQPGSVGAVGYDDEGVKTGRWDLIKEGKLVNYEKIRDQAHIVGQKASDGCCYADSWSSVQFQRMPNVSLQPGAAKMSVDDMIKGVDKGIYIAGAGSFSIDQQRFNFQFGGQMFYAIEKGQITGPLEDVAYQSNTQEFWGSCAGSCDQSDYRLFGTFFDGKGQPAQISAVSHGSATTRFNGVNVINTARKIG, translated from the coding sequence ATGAAAAGACGCGACTTTGTGGGCTTGAGCGGCCTCGCCGCCGGGGCCCTGTTTTTGCCCAGCTTGCCCGGCTTCGGCCACACCCGCGTGGACCCCGCCCGCCTGCTGGAACCGGGGGCCGACGTGGCCCAGAAAAAACGCCTGGCCGACGCGGCCCTGAACGCCGCTAAGTCGGCCGGAGCCTCCTACGCCGACGTGCGCATCGGCCGCTACCTCAACCAGTACGTGTTCACCCGCGAGAAGCAGGTGCAGAACATCGTGAGCACCGAAAGCTACGGCGTGGGCATCCGGGTGCTGGTGGCGGGCTGCTGGGGCTTCGCCTCGACGAGCGTGGTGACCACCGACAGCATTGCCGCCACCGCCCAGCTGGCCGTGGCCATTGCCAAGGCCAACCACCTGGTGCAGAAGGAGCCCGTGCAGCTGGCTGCCCAGGCCGGCTACGGCGAAGTGAGCTGGAAAACGCCCATCCAGCAAAACGCCTTCGAGGTGCCCATCAAGCAGAAGGTGGACTTGCTGCTGGAAGCCAACGCCCGGGCCCTGGACGCGGGCGCCAGCTACATCGGCACCAGCCTGTTCCAGGTGAACGAGCAGAAGTACTTCGCCAGCACCGACGGCTCGTACATCGACCAGGACGTGCACCGCATCTGGCCCACCTTCAGCGTTACGGCCATCGACAAGGCCACGGGCAAGTTCCGCTCGCGTGAGGCGCTTAGCTCGCCCATGGGCCTGGGCTACGAGTACCTCACCCCCAGCGCCACCGAGCAGGTGCGGGGCCCCGCCGGCACCGAGCTGGTGGGCTACAAGCTGCGCTACGACATCCTCGCCGACGCCGCCCTGGCCGGCAAGCAGGCCAAAGCCAAGCTCACCATGAAGTCGGTGACGCCCGGTAAGTACGACCTCGTGCTCGACCCCGGCCACCTGGGCCTCACCATCCACGAGAGCGTGGGCCACCCGCTCGAACTCGACCGCGTACTGGGCTACGAGGCCAACTACGCCGGCACCAGCTTCGCCACCCTGGCGTGGAAAGCCAAGGGCCTGCCCTACGGCTCGAAGCAAGTCAACATCGTGGCCGACAAGCTGCAACCCGGCTCCGTGGGGGCCGTGGGTTACGACGACGAGGGCGTGAAAACCGGCCGCTGGGACCTCATCAAGGAGGGCAAGCTGGTGAACTACGAGAAGATTCGTGACCAGGCGCACATCGTGGGCCAGAAGGCCTCCGACGGCTGCTGCTACGCTGATTCGTGGAGCAGCGTGCAGTTCCAGCGCATGCCCAACGTGAGCCTGCAGCCGGGCGCCGCCAAAATGAGCGTCGACGACATGATCAAAGGGGTCGACAAGGGCATTTACATTGCTGGGGCGGGCTCATTTTCCATTGACCAGCAGCGATTTAATTTTCAATTTGGCGGCCAGATGTTCTACGCCATTGAGAAGGGCCAGATTACGGGGCCCCTGGAAGACGTGGCGTACCAGTCGAACACCCAGGAATTCTGGGGCTCGTGCGCCGGCTCGTGCGACCAGTCGGACTATCGCCTGTTTGGCACCTTCTTCGATGGCAAGGGCCAGCCGGCCCAGATTTCGGCGGTGAGCCACGGCTCGGCCACCACCCGCTTCAATGGCGTGAACGTCATCAACACGGCCCGCAAGATTGGGTAA
- a CDS encoding TldD/PmbA family protein — translation MPILSQTDAQALLKQVLGYSTADECEASLNGRTSGNIRYARNGVSTAGAQDTISLAVEARFGKRSGVATCNEFDEATLRRCVQRAEEIARLAPESPEYVPLLGPQTYLQPPSAAPTVLAPAARAQAAADSINLCVAKNLTAAGFLDGGTSFVAKRNNKGLDAYQQSTNTDFSVTVRTADGRGSGYAIADVTDAAKLNTKALTQRAADKAAGSLNAKAIEPGKYTVILEPAALMAGDDLSLLGGLLYGMGAREADEGRSFLTKKGGGNRKGEKLFDDKVTIYSDPMNAEVPGNAFDGDGLPTQRMSWVEKGVVKNMLYSRYWAQKNNVPATAFPSGFIMSGGTQSTAELIKGTAKGILITRLWYIREVDPQTLLYTGLTRDGTFYIENGAIKFPIKNMRFNESPIIMLNNLEAIGRPQRLAGCLVPPLKIRDFTFTSLSDAV, via the coding sequence ATGCCCATTCTTTCCCAAACCGATGCCCAGGCCCTGCTCAAGCAAGTGCTGGGCTACAGCACGGCCGACGAGTGCGAGGCCTCGCTGAACGGGCGCACGAGCGGCAACATCCGCTACGCCCGCAACGGCGTGAGCACGGCCGGCGCCCAAGACACGATTTCGCTGGCCGTGGAGGCGCGCTTTGGCAAGCGCAGCGGCGTGGCCACCTGCAACGAGTTCGACGAGGCCACCCTGCGCCGCTGCGTGCAGCGGGCCGAGGAAATTGCCCGCCTCGCCCCCGAAAGCCCCGAGTACGTGCCCTTGTTGGGGCCCCAGACCTACCTCCAGCCACCCTCGGCGGCGCCTACGGTGCTCGCACCCGCCGCCCGCGCCCAGGCCGCGGCCGACAGCATCAACCTGTGCGTGGCCAAAAACCTGACCGCCGCGGGCTTCCTCGACGGCGGCACCAGCTTTGTGGCCAAGCGCAACAATAAGGGCCTCGACGCCTACCAGCAGTCCACCAACACCGACTTTTCGGTGACGGTGCGCACCGCCGACGGCCGCGGCTCAGGCTACGCCATTGCCGACGTGACGGACGCGGCCAAGCTGAATACCAAGGCGCTCACGCAGCGCGCGGCCGACAAAGCCGCCGGCTCGCTCAACGCCAAGGCCATTGAGCCGGGCAAGTACACCGTCATCCTGGAGCCGGCCGCGCTGATGGCCGGCGACGACCTTTCGCTGCTCGGCGGCCTGTTGTATGGCATGGGGGCCCGCGAGGCCGATGAGGGGCGCAGCTTCCTCACCAAGAAGGGCGGCGGCAACCGCAAGGGCGAGAAGCTGTTCGACGACAAGGTGACCATCTACTCCGACCCGATGAACGCGGAGGTGCCCGGCAATGCCTTCGACGGCGACGGCCTGCCCACGCAGCGCATGAGCTGGGTGGAGAAGGGCGTGGTGAAAAACATGCTGTATTCGCGCTACTGGGCCCAGAAAAACAACGTGCCCGCCACGGCTTTCCCCAGCGGCTTCATCATGAGCGGTGGCACGCAAAGCACCGCGGAGCTCATCAAGGGCACCGCCAAGGGCATCTTAATCACGCGTTTGTGGTACATCCGCGAGGTCGATCCGCAGACGCTGCTCTACACCGGCCTCACGCGCGACGGCACGTTCTACATCGAGAACGGCGCCATCAAGTTCCCCATCAAGAACATGCGCTTCAACGAGAGCCCCATCATCATGCTCAACAACCTCGAAGCCATCGGCCGGCCCCAACGCTTGGCCGGCTGCCTCGTGCCGCCCCTGAAAATCAGGGATTTCACCTTCACCAGCTTATCGGATGCCGTATAA
- a CDS encoding porin family protein — translation MKLLAFPLAAALAVAFAPKAQAQFGVKAGINAAELRGRDGESSSYKTYYHVGLIFQGKLIGPLSIQPEIQYSQQGGNLKGAFTDYDTKLHYFSVPVLLKVTLGPVFVEAGPQFGLLVDATRNGQVEISGTSGSAAYANVDGQNVKDQYKKTDLSVAGGAGLKLGNLTLGARLVAGLNDINDARSLTGINDPKLQNRVFQAYAGIQFGK, via the coding sequence ATGAAATTGCTAGCTTTCCCCCTCGCCGCCGCCCTGGCGGTGGCATTTGCCCCCAAGGCCCAGGCCCAGTTCGGCGTCAAGGCCGGCATCAACGCGGCCGAGCTGCGGGGCCGCGATGGCGAATCGTCGTCGTACAAAACGTACTACCACGTCGGCCTCATCTTCCAGGGCAAGCTTATTGGGCCCCTGTCCATTCAGCCCGAAATCCAGTATTCGCAGCAGGGCGGCAACCTGAAGGGCGCCTTCACCGACTACGACACCAAGCTGCACTACTTCTCGGTGCCGGTGTTGCTCAAGGTCACGCTGGGCCCTGTGTTTGTAGAGGCCGGCCCGCAGTTCGGCCTGCTTGTGGACGCGACCCGCAACGGCCAGGTGGAAATCAGCGGCACCAGCGGCTCGGCGGCCTACGCCAACGTGGACGGCCAGAACGTGAAGGACCAGTACAAGAAAACCGACCTCAGCGTGGCCGGTGGCGCGGGCCTCAAACTGGGCAACCTCACACTGGGGGCCCGCCTCGTGGCGGGCCTCAACGACATCAACGACGCCCGCAGCCTCACCGGCATCAACGACCCGAAGCTGCAAAACCGCGTGTTCCAGGCTTACGCCGGCATCCAGTTCGGCAAGTAA
- a CDS encoding DUF4159 domain-containing protein yields the protein MPVPFTFVRLSYHSGDWDAVDERMPANLLHSLVQYTKVPVEAKEKVVALDSPALFGYPFCYLSGHRLVQFSAAEKKNFTQYVRNGGFVFVDDCNHDIDGLFARSFEEQMRVCFGPQALKKIPKTHPIYSQFFQFKDGPPNTGFELNGWGDDLVHDYLKGVEIKGRLGVLYSNKDYGCEWDYDFRNKRFLAEDNTKFGVNILLYALT from the coding sequence ATGCCGGTTCCCTTCACGTTTGTGCGCCTCAGCTACCACTCCGGCGATTGGGATGCGGTGGACGAGCGCATGCCCGCCAACCTGCTGCACTCGCTGGTGCAGTACACCAAAGTGCCCGTCGAGGCCAAGGAAAAAGTGGTGGCCCTCGACAGTCCCGCGCTGTTCGGCTACCCGTTTTGCTACCTGAGCGGGCACCGGCTGGTGCAGTTTTCGGCGGCCGAGAAAAAGAACTTCACCCAGTACGTGCGCAACGGCGGCTTCGTATTCGTCGACGACTGCAACCACGACATCGACGGCCTGTTTGCCCGCTCGTTTGAGGAGCAGATGCGCGTGTGCTTTGGGCCTCAGGCCCTGAAGAAAATCCCCAAAACCCACCCCATCTACTCGCAGTTTTTCCAGTTCAAAGACGGGCCCCCGAACACGGGCTTCGAGCTGAACGGCTGGGGCGACGACCTCGTGCACGACTACCTCAAGGGCGTCGAAATCAAGGGCCGGCTGGGCGTGCTGTACTCCAACAAGGATTACGGCTGCGAGTGGGACTACGACTTCCGCAACAAGCGCTTTTTGGCCGAAGACAACACCAAGTTTGGGGTCAATATTTTGCTTTATGCGTTGACCTGA